The genomic DNA CTTATTCTCCTGCTTATGACTTAGCAGCATCGGTATATCTTTCTGTGTTCGCTCCACTTTTGAGTCCGCTTGTCTACAGTTTTCAAAATAAAGAAATCAAAAACTATTTGAAGAAACAACTTCAAACCAAAAGTCTTCTTATATGGAAGAAAAACAAGACTCTCAGAAAAAAAATGGTTGATGTGAAATGAGTATTGTTTTATAGCTTTTGAACTCTTCTGTCTGTATGATTATATAAAAAAAGAATGGGAACCACAATGTGAATTTTATTGTCATATTCTTATGACTTAAAGATTTGGGCTTACAAAATTTATTCCCCAAAATGAGGTATTATATCATAACAATATAGATGTGTTTCCTCTCACCAGGTTAAGACAGGaaagtttttgcttttattttattgcCGCTGCTCCCTTaatcattgttttttcttttctccTTATTCAGTAGAAATTTTGATGGTCTTAGCTAAGGGTCACAGGTCATTTTGCAAGCAGAACTGTGGAAATCTTGTAAATAAATTAGGGGTCCtgtctagggatgattgaatacctcaattattcggcttcacgaatattcaacgaataggtcaccgctatgtgaatatatgatgcacaatgtaagtctatggggagtccgaatagttccgaatagttgttattcgggtttcccatagacttacattttgcATTgagtattcgtgaatagtcgaatagcggcaaccttttcggaaaatatttgcgaagctgaatatttgaggtattcgatcatccccagTCCTATCTTTGCGTAATCCTTCTTCGTCCACTATTTTTAATTGAAtgcctcctggtatgtatattatGCAGGTGTCACACTTAAACGGGAAGTCTGGAAAACTGAAAAAAACATACTAAATGCTAGAGATGAGTGGATAAGGCAAAATTCGAATTCGCCTGTTAGCTCGGTTTTTGACGGTAAATTTGATTAGCAGAGAAATTATTCTCTGCGAATTTAATATCTTTTCTTATGCTTTTGGGAATGCCTACATCACAGAGAATAATGAAAGTAATATATAAAAGATAAAGTAGATCCTTATACTCACCTGAACACTGACCCGTCCACTCCTCACCGTCTCCCATCCAGTCCTTGCCACATCCTCAGAATGCTGCCGATCATGCATAAATCCATGGGCTTCTCATGGTGGCCGAGACTTCCAGTTTTGATGGTCCATCAAAGTTCTACACAAAAGGTTATGGTTAACTTGATAATGACTCCGGTCTGGAACTgaaaacggatgtgtgttttaaGATTTTTCTAATAAAAGAATTACACCTAAAATTGGTAAGAGACTTCTTTATTTGAAGAACAGTGAACTCTCGAAGACCAGCTGTTCACTTATCCTAACCCACTTGGAGGACCGAACGGGGAGATTTCAGTGCTGCAGTTCCTCACAGAGGCGAGTGTCTACCACACACTTACTGTATATGCAAATATAAGATGTATGTTACTGTTTTAACCTGTAAAGCTCACCTGCCTCCTGAATTCATCATTTACCAACAAATAAAGCTTATACCAGGCTTCATTAAAAACAGGACAGACGGCTAGTTCACCAACAGATGAGATTGCAACTGTCTTTAGATGTCTATAGAGAAGAGAAGGGGGTGGTGTAAAATGAGAGAGGTAGAGAGTCTTCTAGTAAGTGTATTATTTCACTCCAATCCTAGGCTCACTGCTGCTGCAAATTGTGTGCCTTGTATTATGAGAGAAATAGGTGACCAGGAAACCCATATGTCTCTGTGTATTGTGTATGGGAGATATCATGGCACCTAATCTTCACCCACAAGCTCACTTGCTTAGACAGTATTGCTAGGAGAGCTTGTAGAGAAGAAAACTGATGTAAACTGTACGACATAGCAGTATAGCGAGGGACAGGGAGCTTttttactgtccctcatgctaggggaccctaggctatccctaaccccagggttacccctaatggtagaGATGCCTGAGTCCATGACTGACTATTGTCCTGAAAAGAACtaatctgcccccccctctcccagggaaggaagaggcaggTGTGTGCTGGCGACACAAAgactgacaggaaaaaaaaaacaaaacaaaaataaggcACACTGCAAACTGAAACAtaggagaaaagcaagaggagtAAAGAAGCAACAGAATGACAACAAGGTGTAACTCCACAACTGATCACAGCTATAAAGTACTACAACTATCAGTATGTCCAGATCACACCAATTCTTCAAACCTgtatagactagctatagctggcTTTAATGGAAGCGACCAGCCAGCATATATACAAAATGAGCGAATGTGaagggctcccccacagcatgtgatcaaaggagattaacaagcagtccagcagagattaattcttgctagcctgcctgtgaactaaaagtctgtgggtcgacgcctgagtctccctgcgctggccacagacatcagagaagttaacaggcagagtgcagtaatctttagtctccacagatcctgaaccCACCATAACAGTTGGCGatgcttgcaaaaacctccttgtgacaggcACAAGTCATTTAAAGGTCAAAAATAATGTTATTCATTGCAtacacacaacatttttttttcaaaaagtcaGTCAAAATTGGATTAAACTTTTTTATTCCACATTGAAGATTATATTGTCATGCAAACGTCATTATAACCTTCTGTAGTTTAGATATCTGATCAACTGAAGCATTGAGTATACAGTGATGCGGTATAGCCCCAGGATTTACATTGAAGTTTTGGTTGTATCAAGACATTGCCATGAATTTCAAAATTTAAAGCTTTCCAGTTAATGACATTTCCGGGATAATCATCGGCGACCACTTTTTGAATGTTGTCTGGCGTCAGCACATAATCCCACATATGGACATCACTCATCTCACCCATGAAGCTTTGGTTTGAGTCAAAGTCACCCCCAAATGAGTCCTGATCCTGTCCAAGAATAATTCTCATTTCTGTTTTATAAGAAAACCCTTTATGTGACACTCTTCTGGGAAACAGTTTACCATTGATCCAAAGCTGAATGACTCCAGTTTCTGAATCCCACGTTACACATGTATGTTTCCAATCGAGAACATCCACATCTGTCTTGATTTTGTGTTCTTCCTGATTTATAAAGACATAACTAAAATCAGGGGGCTGAGGAAAAATGAGAAATGCATTATCTTGATTTGAACCAGACAAGGCCAAAGAAAAAAGGCTGTAACTGCGGGAAAGTTCAGTGTAAGACCTCAGGCAAACAGAAAACTTCTGGAGAGGAGCTTTTAGTTCTGGTTTTAACACCACATACGAATTCCAAGTTTCTCTTGGGAAGAGGAAGACTTGGCTTCCCAAatctaaaaatgaaataaaaaataatcaaaCAGCATAAGAATTTAGTAGAAGACTTACAAATCTAAAAAGTAACTAACCTTACATGTTAGTGGCTTTCAAAATGCTGCTTTTCATTAGTCCATTGCGTGCCTTCAGCTGCACTGATATCAGAATGTACtcctttggagtacagatgatggcaatgTTGGGTCAGCTCagcacctacagtacagaccaaaagtttggacacaacttctcatttaaagagttttctttattttcaggactctgaaaattggaaattcacattgaaggcatcaaaactatgaattaacacatgtggaatgaaatacttaacaaaaaagtgtgaaacaactgaaaatatgtcttatattctaggttcttcaaagtagccaccttttgctttgattactgctttgcacactcttggcattctcttgatgagcttcaagaggtagtcaccggaaatggtcttccaacattcttgaaggagttcccagagatgcttagcacttgttggcccttttgccttcactttgcggtccagctcacctcaaaccatcttgattgggttcaggtctggtgactgtggagaccaggtcatctggcgtagcaccccatcactctccttcttagtcaaatagcccttacacagcctggaggtgtgtttggggtcattgtcctgttgaaaaataaatgatggtccaactaaacgcaaaccggatggaatagcacgccgctgcaagatactgtggtagccatgctggttctgtatgccttcaattttgaataaatccccaacagtgtcaacagcaaagcacccccacaccatcacacctcctcctccatgcttcacggtgggaaccagccatgtagagtccatccgttcacctcttctacaaagacacggtggttggatccaaggatctcaaatttggactcatcagaccaaagcacagatttccactggtctaatgtccattccttgtgttctttagcccaaacaagtctcttctgcttgttgcctgtccttagcagtggtttcctagcagctattttaccatgaaggcctgctgcacaaagtctcctcttaacagttgttctagagatgagaaggtgtgtccaaacttttggtcggtactgtatgtgTAACTAACTCTGGGGATAAGCTGCAGTTGGACAATGTTCTAGTAACCAGAAGATTCACAGGTGGAGACCAGTGCTGACTCATCACTGCTAGCATCGGACTCCAAAGGAGTATATTCTGATATAACTGTGGCTGAATGGAGGAAAATGGACTGGGGAAAAGCCAGGATTTAGATGCAacttacatgattttttttttacatgaatgaAGTCAAATTCCCCAATGAGATTTGCAAAGTTTCATAAATTTTCATGCTGGACAAAATTATTAAAAGAAAACCTGAAAGTTTAGTTATACTTTAAAGGAGTGATCTAGCATTTCAAAtacataaataagtaaataaaatagcAGCAGATGTGATAAAATACATATAATGTATACTAAACTCTTCTTTTCCCAGTGATAAAGCTTAGAGGTTTCGGTAGTCCTAAACTGGTCTTTGTTTACAATCAACCAGCATGTGACCGCTGTAGCCAATCAAGCAGTAACATACTTATACATGTGACTGCTGTAGCCAATCGAGTGGTAACATACTGACACAAGTGACTGCTGTAGTCAATCAAGTGGTAATGTACCGATACATGTGACTACTATAGCAAATAATGCGGTATCATACTGATATATGTGACTGCTGTAACCAATGAACTGGTAATGTACAAATGCATATGACTACTTTAGCCAATCAAGTGGTATCGTACTGACACATGACCGCTGTAGCCAATCAAGCAGTAATGTTCTGATACATGTGAGTAATGTACTGACACATGTGACTGCTATAGCTAATGAAGTGGTAATGTATAATACATGTGACCGCTGTAGCCAATGAAGTGGTAATCTACTAATACATGTGACTGCTGTAGCCAATCAGGCGTTAACTTACTGATACAAGTGTCTGCTGTAGGCAATGAAGCAGTAACGTACTGATAGATGTAATGGCTGTAACCAATCAAGCGGTATAATACTGATACATGTGAATGCTGTAGCCAATCAAGCAGTAACATACTGATACATGTGACTACTATAGCCAATGAAGTGGTAATGTACTAATACATGTCACTGCTGTACCAAATCAAGTAGTATCTTACTGATACATGTGACTACTGTAGCCAATCAAGGAGTAATGTACTGACACATGTGACTACTATAGCCAATGAAGTAGTAATGTACTAATACATGTGACTGCTGTAGCAAATCAAGTGGTATTGTACTGACACGTGACCGTTGTAGTCAATCAAGCAGTAACGTACTGATACATGCGACTACTGCAGCCAATCAAGGAGTAATATACTGACACATGTGACTGCTGTAGCCAATGCAGGGGTAATGATGTGACGTGACTGCTGAAGCAAATTAAGCAGTATTGTACTGATAAATGTGACTGCTGTATCCAATTAGGAGGCATCCTAGTGATACATATGACTGCTGTAGCCACACAAGCAGTATCATACTGATATTGCTACTAGGTGATGGGAGTCATGATGCCAGTGATACAGCATGTCCCTGGAATATTGTGAGCACTATATCGATAATGCACCAGCTATTTACAAAGACTTGGGACAATGTCAAAGCTTCTGTTTTGGATTGCTGGGGACAGGAAAAGGGActatagttttttatttatttttttgctgtatTATCAAATCTGTTGTGGTTTTGTAAGAAATTTGTATGGACTGTATTAATAAGGTTTAAATGAATGCTACTTGTGGTGGTCTGAAGGTCACAGAAAGATGTGTCACTTTGACTAATGCACAGATTGCAGCAATTATTAACTGGGTAATCTCCGTTAGAGACATCAAAACTAAACTGTGAAAACACTTGTGCAGACATTTAGCCAAGCATGCTGAAaaagtgatcttttttttttttgcttaaaagggTTTTCAAATTAAAAAGGATAGGTGGTAAATGTATAATAAAAGGGTTCTGACCAGTggggtagcaactgcttttgctgcCCGGggcagtcgccaaatttgccacccCCCTCCATTGGCCGTTgataatccagaatatatataacttgggtatcttgggtattgggtgacggatggaggggggcagcagctgatggggagagcggtggcgtatgaaggggggcaacggctgatggggagagtggtggcataTGAAgggaggcagcggctgatggggagagcgatggcggatggaggggcggcagcagatggaggagggcggtggcagatcggaggcagtagtGGCGGAGCATCGGGGACAATAACTATTGCGGCTGGGGCGGCGCGGCTGAAAAGGGGCAGTggcgggggcagcggtggatcgggggcacttaccaaatggcacttgcagggatcactctcatcagctttcacggatgaagtgaagctgaggggagtggtcacctacaagtcaccggccccagatccaaggtgattggagagatcggtcacaaggccgatctctccaatcagagctgggggcgggtgaaacaaaattCACCCATCTCCAGCCAGTGATCAGCTTGGCAAAGTACTTCGATATTTCGTTCCTGAAACAAGAACCACAACGCACAGGCTTACTTCAATGCATTATGTATGCAGGCACCGCAGGGAGATCCATTCTCCAcctctgaatggctctcccaggGGATAAAACAACGTTCTCGGATGCAGTGTGACACCCCCGCCCCCTTAGTATCTCTCTCGAGCTGTGAGTGACTGCTGAATAGACATACatgctgtcactctcagatcaggagtgccaGCTAATTAGGTGAATGCATATTCTCCCTCTTCTCCACCCAGAATCCCGCCCATTGCTCAGAGTCCTGCTTGGTACCAAAACTTTATGCCTTCTGTATTGTATAACTGTACCAGGATTGTGTCGCAATCCTTGGTGGCTCTCCTGAGctgagagtgacagctgcataACCATACACGTTGTCACTGTCAGATCAGGAGTGCCGCTGATGATTGTGGTGACCAAGCGCATGGCTAactaagagaatgaatattcaccctcttctCTCATAATTCCGCCCACTGTTTTGAGTCCTGCACTGTACCTGCACTCTGACTGCTGTATTACCGACACTGCCAGACCAAGGATCACATTTCAATCATCAGTGACTTTTCTGGCTTGAGTgttacagctgcatagacatacacgctATCACTCTCAGATGAGGAGAGGAATGATGCGATCCTCAGGCTGCCGGTACCGGTAATACAGTAGGCAGAGTGCAGGTGCAGTGCAGGACTCAAAGCAGTGGGTGGGGTTATGGGAGAGGAGGGTAAATATTCATTCTCTTAATTAACCTGAGTTTAGAGCAACACAAGGGGACAATAAAAGTTatatatcctgaaatagggctgcaCAAACCttatttcaggatactgttagtGTGATTACCTAGCTAGAGCTTTTTTTGGatcagggcttatatttcaagcctactccaaaaaggtcaaaaaatcctgctagggcttattttcgggaaaacatggTAGATGGTAGTTGAAATCTATAGCATAATGCCAGATCTGAGTAAAAATATTCATAGGAACCTGGTTCACTGATGCAGTCGGTAGTCTGTAGTCAAAGGAACAGAATCATGTGATCCTTCTACTACCAGCTGGCATCTGTAACACCTCTGCTGAATAGTAGGCTCACCTCATTGTCACAGATAAGACATGCCGCAGAATAGTGATGCTGTGGGGCCAACCAATCAAAAGAGGCTTTGGTAACATCAGCGGGTAGTAGGAGATTCACAGGGTTTTGATTTGCTGGTTACAGAATACCAATGTTGCCTCTACCTATTACGGGGGGGACCGGCagtttaggaccagggggtatatatcgcaATTGCCAGTCGAGGcctaccgtgctccagatggtaatggagctgctggcaccctgtgggttaggtggagactatagagctgatgactcagagataacccagcagacctgggaactggtcacgtgtgtaaggcgacgtcagaccggacgacaacccagttagcatttcggtggagcgggcactactccgaccacgtgtgaagggaacacgtcaggccgggtgctgACCAGGTAGCGTTCACCGAGAAGActactgcgacagcgccctgttggccacgtgtgtaagacacgtcagggcgagcagtcctctgattagcgtttctggtcaccactcgactggctacgtgtgtgaaggacacattagaccaggtagtcacaccagtagcacttgactgggaagccgaggagggaaatagggttcacacacccaattcaggaacaccctgttaactctacAGGGGTTCTgtaatacgctgtccgtgcgcgtagagggcacatccGGACCAgtggcgcagcaggtacgctgtccgtgtgcatagagggcactctttgacaggtgatgcagcaggcatgctgtccgtgtgcgtgggaggcacaaacggacaagtaacgcagcagccgcagtccagttaatgccactgaactgctatagcacaactggaacggcagcaaggaaacaCGGCGcccgaccctgatgtgctgagccacgaattttggcgtgacaggcaccgttcgcctagccctaccaaccacttccaacaaagcttatggtaccatgaattctaagtgaagactgcgcacctccatgttgtctccagccccttttataacctgggtctgccccaaacccagggtggaaccaccaaggtccaatagcagagtgccatgtcatcagtgatgtcaccagcggcctatccggaaccgcatgtcattgatgacctcatggcagccacgccccaaacacttcaccagtcatcttcTGACGACCAAtgttgaggtgccagatcataggggcggacctctgcgagacagtccggagtggccacgtcatcaggacacctgacaccctctgccctatcaggacttgccacctcacggacatgcccagtgaggtccttaccggacctagcctctaatgcactaagtgcctgagcatgctcagtagcctgaacaacagtctcggaaatcagactatctgcctgagcatgctcagtaggcacaacacaggacttagacacgacaTGATGAcctagtacctgtgcaaagaggctttcg from Anomaloglossus baeobatrachus isolate aAnoBae1 chromosome 12, aAnoBae1.hap1, whole genome shotgun sequence includes the following:
- the LOC142257780 gene encoding C-reactive protein-like isoform X1; translated protein: MRWMTLTVLLLVALMGSQAAQDLGSQVFLFPRETWNSYVVLKPELKAPLQKFSVCLRSYTELSRSYSLFSLALSGSNQDNAFLIFPQPPDFSYVFINQEEHKIKTDVDVLDWKHTCVTWDSETGVIQLWINGKLFPRRVSHKGFSYKTEMRIILGQDQDSFGGDFDSNQSFMGEMSDVHMWDYVLTPDNIQKVVADDYPGNVINWKALNFEIHGNVLIQPKLQCKSWGYTASLYTQCFS
- the LOC142257780 gene encoding C-reactive protein-like isoform X2 → MILLPPCVTMDLGSQVFLFPRETWNSYVVLKPELKAPLQKFSVCLRSYTELSRSYSLFSLALSGSNQDNAFLIFPQPPDFSYVFINQEEHKIKTDVDVLDWKHTCVTWDSETGVIQLWINGKLFPRRVSHKGFSYKTEMRIILGQDQDSFGGDFDSNQSFMGEMSDVHMWDYVLTPDNIQKVVADDYPGNVINWKALNFEIHGNVLIQPKLQCKSWGYTASLYTQCFS